The Kribbella amoyensis genomic sequence AGGCCCGCGCGGACACCGCTGCCGCGCTGGAGTCGGCCCGTGGGCTGATCCGCAGCGAGGTCGGCAAGGCGCTCGGCCTGCGGCACACCCCGAGCGTCGCGTTCTTCCTCGACGCCGTCCCGGAGAACGCCGGCCACATCGAGGAACTGCTCGCCAAGGCCCGCGAGGCCGACGCCGAGGTGGCCAAGTCGGCCGTGAACGCCCGCCCGGCCGGTGAGGCCGATCCGTACAAGCGCCGCGAGGACGATGACAGCGACGAAGACTGACTCCGTGGTGACCCCCGCACCGACGGGTTCCGTGGAACCGCCGGTTGCCGACGGCATCGTTGTGGTGGACAAGCCGGCCGGGCTGACCTCGCACACCGTGGTGGCGCGGATCCGCAAACTGGCCGGCACCCGCAAGGTCGGCCACGCGGGCACCCTGGACCCGATGGCGACCGGCGTCCTGGTGGTCGGCATCAACCGGGCCACCCGGTTGCTCGGCCACCTCCAGCTCGCCGACAAGTCGTACGACGCCACGATCCTGCTCGGCGCGACCACGACCACGGACGACGCCGAAGGCACCATCGTCGACACCGCCGCACCGACCGCGGTCGGCGCGGTCACGGCCGAGGCGATCGAAGCGGCCGTCGCGGGATTCCGCGGCGAGATCTCCCAGGTGCCGTCGAAGGTGTCCGCGATCAAGGTCGACGGGCGCAGGGCGTACCAGCGGGTGCGCGACGGCGAAGAGGTCGCGTTGAAGGCTCGCAGCGTGACGGTCAGCCGGTACGACGTGACCGATGTCCGGCCGGGTGTCGCCGCGATCGAGGTCGACGTCACGGTCGACTGCTCGAGCGGCACTTACATCCGCGCTCTGGCCCGCGATCTGGGGGCCGAGCTGGGGGTCGGCGGCCACCTGACGATGCTCCGGCGGACCCGGGTCGGATCGTTCGGGATGGACACGGCGCACACGTTGGAGGAGCTGGCGGAGGACTTCACCTGGCTGCCGATCGCGCAGGTGGCGGGGGAGACGTTCCCCCGGTACGACGCGGATGCTGAGCAGGCGGCGGCCATCCGGACGGGGCGCCCGTTGTCCGGGCTGAAGCTGGAGCCGGGTCAGACAGCAATGTTCGACCCGTCGGGCGTCTTCCTGGCCCTCTACGAACCCCACGGCCCAGTAGCCAAACCAACAGCAGTCTTCGTGAGCTGACCACCTGACAAGTTGTCGGACGGATGGCGCTGATGCAGCACGCCATCCCTCCAGCACCCCAGCACTGCAGGCGGGCGTCGGCCTCCACCTCCCAGCCAGCCGAAGCATCGAGGCCTCGCCCGCTGGCGGCTTCCTTGACGGCTGGCGTGCTGCGGCGTGCGGTTTGCTGGAGCGCTTTCGTTTCGGTCGCTGGCGGGTTGTTTGGTGGGTGGCTTGTTGTAGGGGCGTTATCGGGCAAACAAGTCGACAGTGGGCGCCGGGTACTGCTCGTGTGCGGGTTCTGTCGGTGGGGGGCGTTAGCGTGCGTTCGTATGAAGTATGGATTCGTGATGCCTTATGGGGATGCTCGTGCCGCGGCTGAGCTGGCTGGGATTGCGGAGGCTCATGGGTGGGACGGGTTCTTCGTCTGGGAGTCGATCTGGGGGATCGATGCCTGGGCGATGCTGGCCGCCGCCGCCATGACGACCGAGCGGATTCGGCTCGGGACCATGCTCACGCCGCTGCCTCGGCGGAAGCCCTGGGATGTCGCCGGGCAGACTTCGACGGTCGACAACCTGAGCAACGGGCGGGTGATTCTTTCCGTCGGGCTCGGGGTGACCGGTGACGATCGGTTCTGGCTGTTCGAGGACGATCCCGGGCGCAAGGTCCGGGCCGAGCTGATGGACGAGTCGCTCGAGATGCTGCGGTACCTCTGGCGGGACGAGGCCTTCGAGTTCACCGGCAAGCACTATCGCTCCCGGAAGATCGCGGACCTCATGCCGCCCGCTCCGCCGCCGCCCGTGCAGCAGCCGCGGATCCCGACCTGGGTGGTCGGTGCCTGGCCTCGACCGCGGTCGATGCGGCGGGCCGCCTTGCAGGACGGCTGGCTGCCGAACTTCGCTCCCGTCGTCGAGCCCGGCGAGAAGCCGGGGGAGCTGACCCCGAAGGAGCTGGCCGAGGGTGTCGAGTGGATCCGGAAGGAGCGCGCGGACCACGGGCTCTCGATGGACGGCTACGACATCGTCAGCGAAGGCACCACCAAGGCCGACGACCCCGACGCCGCCGCAACCGTCCGCCCGTGGGCCGAGGCCGGCGCGACCTGGTGGATCGACGCCGACTGGTCCTCGATGGACCCGGTCGTCGTCCGCGCCGAAGCCGAGCGCCGCCTCACCGCCGGCCCACCCCGAATCGCCTGAGCGACCAGCCGGTTTCCGGGCGTGCGTAATCTGGTGGGGTGCGGTCGCGGCCTACTTTGAGTTGGACTCCTGGTCCTGAGGTGCTGGCGCTTGCGCCCGGGGCCTCGGATGTCGGGCCGTTGGCCGAGGTGGTCGCGCGGGGCCGGACCGTGGTCCTGTCCGGGGCCGGGATCTCCACCGAGTCCGGGATTCCCGACTATCGCGGCGAGACCGGCAGCCTGCGCACGCATACCCCGATGACGTACGGCGACTTCGTCGGCAGTCCGGGCGGGCGGCAGCGGTACTGGGCACGCAGTCACCTCGGGTGGCGGACCATCGCTCGCGCTTCGCCCAACGACGGGCATCGCGCCGTCGCCACGCTGCAGGCCAGGGGGTACGTCGACGGCATCATCACGCAGAACGTCGACGGGCTGCACCAGGCCGGCGGGGCGCGCGACGTGGTCGAGCTGCACGGCAACCTGGATCGGGTGATCTGTTTGGGCTGCCAGGGGACATTCGGGCGGGAGGAGCTGGATCGGCGGCTGCGCGCGGCGAACCCGGTGTTCGAGGCCGAGGCGACGCGGATCAACCCGGACGGGGACGTCGATCTACCGGAGGAGGCGGTCGCCGGGTTCCGGGTCGTCGAGTGCGCGCGCTGTGAGGACGGGGTGCTCAAACCCGATGTCGTGTTCTTCGGCGAGAACGTGCCGAAGAACCGCGTCGAACGCTGCTACCGGCTGATCGACGCGGCGGACTCGGTTCTCGTCCTTGGGTCCTCGTTGACCGTGATGTCCGGGTTCCGGTTCGTCCGGTACGCGGCGAAGGCGGGCAAGCAGGTGCTGATCGTCAACCAGGGCATCACCCGCGGGGACCTTTACGCCACCCACCGGATCGACCTGCCGCTCGGCCAGGCCCTGACCGACCTCACCGCCGCCCTCAACTGACCCGATCAGCCAGTACGGGAAAAGAACCGCCGGGCCGGGCCACGCGTGAAGTGGCCCGGCCCGGCGTCCGCCGTACGGTTGGAAAGGGTCAGCGTTGCGCGCCGGTCCGTAGGCGGTTCAGGGAGGCCTCGTAGGCCTGCGGCAGGTCGGCCTTCGCCGCCTGCCGGCTCAGCTCGCGGGCCTGCCGGGCGAACCCGGCCTGCTCCGCGGCGGTGACGGTCGGGTCGGCGCCGGTGAGCTGCTTGGCCGTCAGCAGCGCGACGCCGGCCTGACCCTCGAAGCGGGGGTGGTAGTTCAGGGCGCGGAGCAGGTTCACGTCCTTGCCCTGGATCCAGGCCTGGCCGTCCGGGGCGCAGGCGTCGTGGCCGGTGGACGGGCCGAAGGTGTCCAGGTACTGCGTGCCGGTCGCGCTCGCCGCGGACGCGACGGCCTTGTTCAGCTCCTGCTCGATCGAGTACAGGTACGCGTAGTCGCCGTCCGCGAACGGCAGGATGCTCGGACAGGTCCCGGAGGCGGGCGCGATCTGCGGGTAGCCGACCAGCACGATCGTTGCCTGCGGCGCCCTGGCTTTGATGCCGTTGGCAACATCCACGATGCGGGCCTGGGTCTTGGCCAGGTCGGCCTTCAACGTGTCGACGCCGTTCACCGTGAACTTCTCCCGGCACGGGGACCCGGTCGGGTCGCTCGCCCGCAGCTTCGGGCAGGTGTCGATGATCCGGCCGAAGACGCCGAAGTCGTTCCCGCCGATGCCCAGCGTCACCAGGTCCGTGTCCGGGGTGAGCGCGTCGAACTGCGGCGGGTTGCTGCCGAGCACGGTGTCCTGCGGCTCGGTCATGTTCGTGGTGTCCGCGCCTCCGCAGCTCACGTCGGTGAAGTCCGTGATCCGCAACATCGCGGCGACCAGCTTCGGGTAGTTGCTGGTCGAGCGCACGCAGCCGAGCGACAGCAGCTCGGGCAGCGGGACGAGCGGGGCCGAGGTGTACGAGTCACCGAGCGCGACGTACTTCTGGTACGCCGGGGCGGCGTCCCGCGTCGGCGCGACGGCCTGGGCGGTGCTCGTGATCGACAACGTGCTCACGCTCACCAGCGCGGTCAGCGCGGCGGCGACGCGGTGGAATCTCACAAGACCTCCCGGGGAAGCGACCAGTGCGCGGCCCACCCTAGGTTGAGTGAGCGCCTGATCACAAGGGGTGACCATGGACCTGCTGCGACGGATCGGCCGGTGGCATGGAATCCTGCTGTCATGCGTGTCTGGCACGGTTTGGACGAGGTCGGCCCTGAGTTCGGCCCCTCGGTCGTCACCATCGGCAACTTCGACGGCGTGCACCGCGGTCATCAGGAGGTGCTCGGTCACGCGCGGACGCTGGCCGCCGAGCTCGGTGGCCTCCCGGTCGTCGCGCTGACGTTCGACCCGCACCCGATGGTCGTCCTGCGGCCGGACCGGGCTCCCGCGGCGATCACGGACGCCGCGCAGCGGGCCGAGTTGCTCGGTGCCGCCGGCGCGGACGCGGTGCTGGTGCTGCCGTTCGACAAGGACGTGTCGAACTGGTCCCCGCAGGAGTTCATCGAGCGCGTGCTGGTGAACACGTTGCACGTCAAGGCCGTCGTGGTTGGGGAGAACTTCCGCTTCGGTCACAAGGCCGCGGGCCATGTCGACACCCTGGCCGAGGCGGGGGCGTCGGCCGGGTTCCAGGTGGTCGGGCTGACCCTGCGGGGCGAGGCGCAGCCGTGGTCGTCGACGTACATCCGCGAGCTGATCGCCGCCGGTGACGTCGAGGGCGCCGCGAACGCGCTCGGCCGGCCGTTGCGGGTCACCGGCGTCGTGGTCGAGGGCGACAAGCGCGGCCGCGAGCTCGGGTACCCGACCGCGAACATCCCGGCCGATCCCGGCGCCGCGGTGCCGCTCGACGGGGTGTACGCCGGCTGGGTGACCGTGCTCGAACCGGCCGCCGGCAGCCCGGCGTACGGCGAACCGCTGCCGGCCGCGATCAGCGTGGGCAGCAACCCCACCTTCGACGGCGTCGACCGCCGGGTGGAGTCGTACGTGCTGGACCGCGACGACCTCGAGCTGTACGGCTCGAAGATCGCGGTCGACTTCGTGGCCCGGCTCCGCGGCACCCAGATCCGGTTCGACTCGATCGACGACCTGCTGGTCCAGATGAAGAAGGACGTGGACGCGGCGCGCCGCTCGCTCCAGGGTGATTAGGGGTCGTTGTCCACAGGCTGATACTCTGGGCGCTGCCGTCTGAACGGCCGCGGAAAGAGAGTGCTCGGGTGACGAATGCCCCGGTGCGCCGCGCAACGGAAATCGAGAGGAACTCCGTGTCATCTGTTGATGCCGCAACGAAGAAGAAGATCATGGGTGAGTACGCTCTGACCGAGGGTGACACCGGTTCTCCCGAGGTCCAGGTCGCGCTGCTGACCCACCGGATCGCGCACCTCACCGATCACCTCAAGGAGCACAAGCACGACCACCACAGCCGTCGTGGTCTGCTGCTGCTCGTCGGCCAGCGCCGCCGGCTGCTGAACTACCTGGCGAAGAAGGACATCAACCGCTACCGATCGCTGATCGAGCGGCTCGGCCTCCGCCGCTGACGTCGCGAGGAGCGGCCTCCCGTACGCCGGGTGGCCGCTCCTGGCGTATCCGCCCCGGGTGGCGGTCCCACAACTGAACAAAGCACGGAAGTAGTAAGACGAAACGAGGCGACGCGAAGCGCGTGGCGGGAGGACGACCGGTCCTCGGTAGTGGCTTTCGGGTGACAGGTAGCACGACACCCGCGGGCCTCGATCGAAGACCGGCACCCCGGAAGCTCGCGCCTCGCAGTCGTCCACTGTGAGAGAGGGGTATCCCGTGTCGGGATCCACCAGCGCGCCCATGGAGGGCGCGGAATTCGCCGAAGCCGTGATCGACAACGGCACTTTCGGCACCCGGACCATTCGCTTCGAGACGGGCCGGCTGGCCCAGCAGGCCGCCGGTTCGGCCGCCGCGTACCTCGACGGCGACACGATGGTGCTGTCGGCCACCACGGCCAGCAAGAAGCCCAAGGACCAGTTCGACTTCTTCCCGTTGACGGTCGACGTCGAGGAGCGGATGTACGCCGCGGGCCGGATCCCCGGCTCGTTCTTCCGCCGCGAGGGCCGGCCCTCGGAAGAGGCGATCCTGACCTGCCGGCTGATCGACCGCCCGCTGCGGCCGTCGTTCGTGTCCGGCCTGCGGAACGAGATCCAGGTCGTCATCACCGTCCTGGCGCTGAACCCGGACAAGCTGTACGACGTGCTGGCGATCAACGCCGCGTCGATGTCCACCCAGCTCGCCGGCCTGCCGTTCTCCGGCCCGATCGGCGGCGTCCGCGTCGCGCTGATCGAGGGCCAGTGGGTCGCCTTCCCGACCCACACCGAGCTCGAGGACGCCGTCTTCGACATGGTGGTCGCGGGCCGGGTCACCGACTCCGGTGACGTCGCGATCATGATGGTCGAGGCCGAGTCGACCCCGGAGACCTTCGACAAGGTCGCCGCGGGCACCCAGGCGCCGACCGAGGAGATCGTCGCCCAGGGCCTGGAGGCCTCGAAGGGCTTCATCAAGACCCTGGTCGAGGCGCAGGCCGACCTGGCCGCGCGGGCCGCGAAGCCGACCGGCGAGTTCCCGGTCTTCCCGGACTACGCCGACGACGCGTTCGCCGCCGTCGAGGCCGCCGCGACCGAGGAGCTGTCGCAGGCCCTCACCATCGCCGGCAAGCACGAGCGCGAGAGCGCCACCGACGCGGTCAAGGCCGCCGTGGTGGACAAGCTGGCCGCCGACTTCGAGGGCCGCGAGAAGGAGCTGTCCGCGGCGTTCCGGTCGCTGACCAAGAAGCTGGTCCGGCAGCGCGTGCTCAAGGACAAGGTCCGCATCGACGGCCGCGGGCTGGCCGACATCCGGCCGCTCAAGGCCCAGGTGCGGGTGCTGCCGCGGGTGCACGGTTCGGCGCTGTTCGAGCGCGGCGAGACCCAGATCATGGGTGTCACCACGCTGAACATGCTCCGGATGGAGCAGCAGCTGGACACGCTGTCGCCGGAGACCCGCAAGCGGTACATGCACAACTACAACTTCCCGCCGTACTCGACCGGTGAGACCGGCCGGGTGGGGTCGCCGAAGCGCCGCGAGATCGGTCACGGCGCGCTGGCCGAGCGGGCCCTGGTGCCGGTGCTGCCGTCGCGCGAGGACTTCCCGTACGCGCTGCGTCAGGTGTCCGAGGCCCTCGGGTCGAACGGCTCGACCTCGATGGGGTCGGTCTGCGCCTCCACGCTGTCGCTGCTGTCCGCCGGTGTGCCGCTGAAGGCCCCGGTCGCCGGCATCGCGATGGGTCTGATCTCCGGTGAGGTCGACGGCAAGACCGAGTACGTCGCGCTGACCGACATCCTGGGCGCCGAGGACGCGTTCGGCGACATGGACTTCAAGGTCGCCGGTACCAAGGACTTCGTCACCGCCCTGCAGCTGGACACCAAGCTGGACGGCATCCCGGCCAGCGTGCTCGCCGGTGCGCTGACCCAGGCCAAGGACGCCCGCCTGACGATCCTGGACGTGATGGCCAAGGCCATCGACGCGCCGGGTGAGATGAGCGAGTTCGCGCCGCGGGTCATCTCGGTGAAGGTCCCGGTCGACAAGATCGGCGAGGTGATCGGGCCGAAGGGCAAGATGATCAACCAGATCACCGAGGACACCGGCGCCGACATCTCGATCGAGGACGACGGCACCGTCTACATCGGCGCCACCGACGGTCCCTCGGCCGAGGCGGCCCGGGCCGCGATCAACGCGATCGCGAACCCGACCATGCCGGAGAAGGGCGAGCGGTACCTCGGGACCGTCGTCAAGACCACCAACTTCGGGGCGTTCATCAGCCTGCTGCCCGGCAAGGACGGCCTGCTGCACATCTCGAAGCTGCGCGGCCTGGCCGGTGGCAAGCGGGTCGAGGCGGTCGAGGACGTGCTCTCGGTCGGCCAGAAGCTCCAGGTCGAGATCGCCGAGATCGACGACCGCGGCAAGCTGTCGCTGATTCCGGTGGTCGAGGGCGACGACGACAAGAAGGCCGACGAGTCCGCCGAGTGACCCGAGCGATCACCAGCACGTTGCTGAGCCCGGAGCAGGGCGGTCCGGTCAAACGGACCGTCCTTCCCTCCGGGCTCCGCGTCGTCTCCCAGTCCGTCCCAGGCTTCCGCTCGGTCACCTTCGGCGTCTGGGTGGGCGTCGGTTCGCGGGACGAGCCGGTCCACCTGGCCGGTGCGACCCACTTCCTAGAACACCTGCTGTTCAAGGGCACCGAGCGCCGGGACGCGCTGGAGATCTCCGCCTCGCTGGACGCGGTCGGCGGCGAGATGAACGCGTTCACCGGCAAGGAGTACACCTGCTACTACGCGCGGGTCCTCGACTCCGACCTGCCGCTCGCGGTGGACGTGATCTGCGACATGATCACCTCGGCGACCCTCACTCCCGAAGACGTCGAGAGCGAGCGGGACGTGATCGACGAAGAGATCGCGATGCACGCCGACGAGACGTCGGACCACATCCACGACCTGTTCGCCGAGCAACTGTGGGGCGAGTCCCCGCTCGGCCGGTCGATCACCGGGACGCCAGAGTCGGTGGCCGGCCTGACCCGCCGGCAGGTCGTCGGCTGGTACCGGCGCCGCTATCGCCCCGACAACATCGTCGTCTCGGTCGCGGGCAACGTCGAGCACTCCGACGTGGTCCGGCTGGTCCGTAAGGCGTTCGAGCGGCACTGGGTCACCGCGGAGGCCGAGCCTACCCCGGTACGCCGGGGGTCGGCGCGCCGCGTCCCGACGTACGGGGGAACGCGGGTCCACCATCGCGACGCCGAGCAGGCGCATCTCGTGCTCGGGTTGCCCGGGCTGGCCCGCAACGACCGGCGCCGGTTCGTCGCCGGGGTGCTGCACGGCATCGTCGGCGGCGGGATGTCGTCGCGGCTGTTCCAGGAGGTCCGGGAGAAGCGCGGCCTGGCGTACTCGGTGTTCACCTTCGGGTCGGCGTACGCGGACTCCGGCATGGTCGGCGTGTACGCGGGCTGCCTGCCGAAGAAGGCGCCCGAGGTGCTCGAGGTGGTCCGGGCCGAGCTGGCCGCGATCGCGAAGGGCGAGATCAGCGCCGACGAACTGCTCCGCGGCAAGGGCCAGATGCGCGGCTCCGTGGTGATGGGGCTGGAGGACACCGGCGCCAAGATGACCCGGATCGCCAAGGCCGAGCTGGTCTACGGCGAGCTGCCCACCGTCGACGAGGTGCTGCACCGGATCGACACGGTCACCCTGAACGACGTCGTCGACCTCGCCGCCGAGCTGTACGCGGGCACCCCGGCGCTCACCGTGATGGGCCCGTACGACGAGTCCACCACCGCCTTCGACCTCTGACCGCACCCTCCTCGACACGTCTGCGCGGCAAGCGCAGACTGGCGAGAAGGGAGGGCCCAGCCATGAGTACCACCGCTGCGGACGTACATCTCGATCCAGCCGCGCTCGACGCATTGGTCTCGGACTTTCACGGTGAGCTGATCCGCCCGGCCGATCCGGCCTTCGACGCGCGGCGCAAA encodes the following:
- the rbfA gene encoding 30S ribosome-binding factor RbfA, which translates into the protein MGEARAKQLADRIQVLVAELLERRVKDPRLGFVTVTDARLTGDLREASIFYTVYGDEQARADTAAALESARGLIRSEVGKALGLRHTPSVAFFLDAVPENAGHIEELLAKAREADAEVAKSAVNARPAGEADPYKRREDDDSDED
- the truB gene encoding tRNA pseudouridine(55) synthase TruB is translated as MVTPAPTGSVEPPVADGIVVVDKPAGLTSHTVVARIRKLAGTRKVGHAGTLDPMATGVLVVGINRATRLLGHLQLADKSYDATILLGATTTTDDAEGTIVDTAAPTAVGAVTAEAIEAAVAGFRGEISQVPSKVSAIKVDGRRAYQRVRDGEEVALKARSVTVSRYDVTDVRPGVAAIEVDVTVDCSSGTYIRALARDLGAELGVGGHLTMLRRTRVGSFGMDTAHTLEELAEDFTWLPIAQVAGETFPRYDADAEQAAAIRTGRPLSGLKLEPGQTAMFDPSGVFLALYEPHGPVAKPTAVFVS
- a CDS encoding LLM class flavin-dependent oxidoreductase — encoded protein: MKYGFVMPYGDARAAAELAGIAEAHGWDGFFVWESIWGIDAWAMLAAAAMTTERIRLGTMLTPLPRRKPWDVAGQTSTVDNLSNGRVILSVGLGVTGDDRFWLFEDDPGRKVRAELMDESLEMLRYLWRDEAFEFTGKHYRSRKIADLMPPAPPPPVQQPRIPTWVVGAWPRPRSMRRAALQDGWLPNFAPVVEPGEKPGELTPKELAEGVEWIRKERADHGLSMDGYDIVSEGTTKADDPDAAATVRPWAEAGATWWIDADWSSMDPVVVRAEAERRLTAGPPRIA
- a CDS encoding NAD-dependent protein deacetylase, coding for MLALAPGASDVGPLAEVVARGRTVVLSGAGISTESGIPDYRGETGSLRTHTPMTYGDFVGSPGGRQRYWARSHLGWRTIARASPNDGHRAVATLQARGYVDGIITQNVDGLHQAGGARDVVELHGNLDRVICLGCQGTFGREELDRRLRAANPVFEAEATRINPDGDVDLPEEAVAGFRVVECARCEDGVLKPDVVFFGENVPKNRVERCYRLIDAADSVLVLGSSLTVMSGFRFVRYAAKAGKQVLIVNQGITRGDLYATHRIDLPLGQALTDLTAALN
- a CDS encoding SGNH/GDSL hydrolase family protein: MRFHRVAAALTALVSVSTLSITSTAQAVAPTRDAAPAYQKYVALGDSYTSAPLVPLPELLSLGCVRSTSNYPKLVAAMLRITDFTDVSCGGADTTNMTEPQDTVLGSNPPQFDALTPDTDLVTLGIGGNDFGVFGRIIDTCPKLRASDPTGSPCREKFTVNGVDTLKADLAKTQARIVDVANGIKARAPQATIVLVGYPQIAPASGTCPSILPFADGDYAYLYSIEQELNKAVASAASATGTQYLDTFGPSTGHDACAPDGQAWIQGKDVNLLRALNYHPRFEGQAGVALLTAKQLTGADPTVTAAEQAGFARQARELSRQAAKADLPQAYEASLNRLRTGAQR
- a CDS encoding bifunctional riboflavin kinase/FAD synthetase, with the protein product MRVWHGLDEVGPEFGPSVVTIGNFDGVHRGHQEVLGHARTLAAELGGLPVVALTFDPHPMVVLRPDRAPAAITDAAQRAELLGAAGADAVLVLPFDKDVSNWSPQEFIERVLVNTLHVKAVVVGENFRFGHKAAGHVDTLAEAGASAGFQVVGLTLRGEAQPWSSTYIRELIAAGDVEGAANALGRPLRVTGVVVEGDKRGRELGYPTANIPADPGAAVPLDGVYAGWVTVLEPAAGSPAYGEPLPAAISVGSNPTFDGVDRRVESYVLDRDDLELYGSKIAVDFVARLRGTQIRFDSIDDLLVQMKKDVDAARRSLQGD
- the rpsO gene encoding 30S ribosomal protein S15 — translated: MSSVDAATKKKIMGEYALTEGDTGSPEVQVALLTHRIAHLTDHLKEHKHDHHSRRGLLLLVGQRRRLLNYLAKKDINRYRSLIERLGLRR
- a CDS encoding polyribonucleotide nucleotidyltransferase — translated: MEGAEFAEAVIDNGTFGTRTIRFETGRLAQQAAGSAAAYLDGDTMVLSATTASKKPKDQFDFFPLTVDVEERMYAAGRIPGSFFRREGRPSEEAILTCRLIDRPLRPSFVSGLRNEIQVVITVLALNPDKLYDVLAINAASMSTQLAGLPFSGPIGGVRVALIEGQWVAFPTHTELEDAVFDMVVAGRVTDSGDVAIMMVEAESTPETFDKVAAGTQAPTEEIVAQGLEASKGFIKTLVEAQADLAARAAKPTGEFPVFPDYADDAFAAVEAAATEELSQALTIAGKHERESATDAVKAAVVDKLAADFEGREKELSAAFRSLTKKLVRQRVLKDKVRIDGRGLADIRPLKAQVRVLPRVHGSALFERGETQIMGVTTLNMLRMEQQLDTLSPETRKRYMHNYNFPPYSTGETGRVGSPKRREIGHGALAERALVPVLPSREDFPYALRQVSEALGSNGSTSMGSVCASTLSLLSAGVPLKAPVAGIAMGLISGEVDGKTEYVALTDILGAEDAFGDMDFKVAGTKDFVTALQLDTKLDGIPASVLAGALTQAKDARLTILDVMAKAIDAPGEMSEFAPRVISVKVPVDKIGEVIGPKGKMINQITEDTGADISIEDDGTVYIGATDGPSAEAARAAINAIANPTMPEKGERYLGTVVKTTNFGAFISLLPGKDGLLHISKLRGLAGGKRVEAVEDVLSVGQKLQVEIAEIDDRGKLSLIPVVEGDDDKKADESAE
- a CDS encoding M16 family metallopeptidase, whose translation is MTRAITSTLLSPEQGGPVKRTVLPSGLRVVSQSVPGFRSVTFGVWVGVGSRDEPVHLAGATHFLEHLLFKGTERRDALEISASLDAVGGEMNAFTGKEYTCYYARVLDSDLPLAVDVICDMITSATLTPEDVESERDVIDEEIAMHADETSDHIHDLFAEQLWGESPLGRSITGTPESVAGLTRRQVVGWYRRRYRPDNIVVSVAGNVEHSDVVRLVRKAFERHWVTAEAEPTPVRRGSARRVPTYGGTRVHHRDAEQAHLVLGLPGLARNDRRRFVAGVLHGIVGGGMSSRLFQEVREKRGLAYSVFTFGSAYADSGMVGVYAGCLPKKAPEVLEVVRAELAAIAKGEISADELLRGKGQMRGSVVMGLEDTGAKMTRIAKAELVYGELPTVDEVLHRIDTVTLNDVVDLAAELYAGTPALTVMGPYDESTTAFDL